CAAGCTATTAGGCCATTTACGCTGCAAGACCTCTTACACCATAAAACAAAAATTCTTTCTCTAAATCCTTAAAACTTTCTAAGTCAGCAATTTGCCCTTTTAACATTATAGGTGAGGAGGCAGATATTTTTTCAGCTATAGCCTAAAACGCTGCTTCAACTCCTCGGGAATATCCTCAAGCAGATTTCCGCCTAACTTAAGATCTAGCCGCTCAGGTAGCTGCCCAATCTCTGCAGGAAGAGTGGTAAACTGGTTGTGGCTTAAGTGAAAGTTTTGCAGCCGCGAAAGCTGCCCTATCTGTACCGGAAGAGTGGTGAGTTGGTTGTTGCTTAAGTCAAGCTTTGTCAGCTGAGAGAGTTGGCCTATCTCTGCTGGAAGAGAGGTAAGCTGGGTGTCCTGCAAGCCAAGCTCCCATAACTGCCAAAGCTGCCCTATCCCTGGAGGAAGGGCAGTGAGAGGGTTGCGGTTTAAGTTAAGGTCTCGCAGCTGCAAAAGCTGCCAAATCTCTGAAGGAAGGGTGGCGAGATGGTTGTTGCTTAAGTCAAGGTCTGCCAGCTGAGAGAGTTGGCCTATCTCTGCTGGAAGAGAGGTAAGCTGGTTGTTGCTTAATACAAGGCATTGCAATCGCGAGAGCTGCCAAATCTCTTTAGGAATAACAGTGAGATGGTTGTGGCTTAAGTCAAGATTTCCCAGCTGCGAAAGCTGCCCTATCTGTGCAGAAAGAGCGGTGAGTTGGTTGCCGCTTAGGTTAAGCCCTTGCAGCTGAGAGAGTTGCCCTATCTCTGCTGGAAGAAAGGTAAGCTGGGTATTCGCTAAACTAAGACCTCGTAGCTGGGCAAGCTGCCCTATCTCTGGAGGAAGGGCAGTGAGAGGGTTGTGGCTTAAGTCAATGTTTCCCAGCTGCGAAAGCTGCCTTATCTGTGCAGAAAGAGTGGTGAGTTGGTTGCTGCTTAGGTTAAGCTCATACAGCACAGAGAGCTGCCATATCTGTGCTGGAAGAGAGGTAAGCTGCGTATTCGCTAAGTTAAGGCTCCGCAGCTGGGCCAGCTGCCCTATCTCTGGAGGAAGGGCAGTGAGAGGGTTGTGGCTTAAGTCAAGGTATTGCAATTGCGAGAGCTGGCAAATTTCTTTAGGGATCATGGTAAGCTGGTTGTTGCTTAATATAAGATATTGCAATTGCGGGAGCTGCCAAATCTCTTTAGGAATAACAGCGAGATAGTTGCGGCTTAAGTTAAGGTTTTGCAGCTGGGATAGCTGCCAAATCTCTTTAGGAAGGGAGGTAAGCTGGTTGTGGCTTAAATCAAGGTTTCCCAGCTGCGAAAGTTGCCAAATCTCTTTAGGAAGAGAGGTAAGCTGGGTATTACCTAAGTAAAGGCTTTGCAGCTTAGAGAGCTGCCTTATCTCTGCAGGGAGGGAGGTAAGCTGGTTTTGGTTTAATTCAAGCATTTGCAGCTCAGACAATTGCCCGATTTCTGCAGGAAGACTGGTGAGCTTGTTTTGATTTAAGTAAAGCCCTTGCAGCTCAGACAATTGCCCGATCTCTGCAGGGAGGAAGATAAGCTCATTGTCGGTTAGATTAAGCTCTTGCAGCTTAGAGAGCTGCCCTATCTCTGCAGGGAGGGAGGCAAGCAGGTTGTCGTTTAGGCTAAGCTCTTGCAGCTTAGAGAGCTGCCCTATCTCTGCAGGAAGGGAAGTAAGCCGGTTGTAGCTTAGGTTAAGCTTTTGCAGCTTAGAGAGCTGCATTATCTTCACAGGGAGGGAGGTAAGCTGGTTGCCCTCTAATTGGAGTATTTCTAGCCAAGAAAGCTGCCCTATCTCTGCAGGGAGGAAAGTAAGGAGGTTGTCCTCTAATTGGAGTACTTTTAGCTGCGAAAGCTGTCCTATCTCTGCTGGAAGGAAGGTAATCTGGTTGCTGATTAGGTCAAGCTCTTTAAGCTGAGAAAGCTTCCCTATCTCTGCCGGAAGAGACGTAAGCTGGTTGTAGCTTAAGCTAAGCATTCGCAGTCGCGATAACTGCCCTATCTTTGGCGGAAGGCTGGTAAGCCGGTTTTGGCTTAGCTTAAGCTCTTGCAGTTGAGAAAGATATCCTATCTCTGCTGGAAGGAAGGTAAGTTGATTGAGCCTTAAGTCAAGGTTTCGCAGCTGCGAAAGCTGTCCTATCGCCCCTGGAAGGAAAGTAATCTGGTTGCTGGTTAGGTCAAGCTCTTTAAGCTGCGATAGCTTCCCTATCTTCGCAGGAAGGACAGTGAGATGATTGTACTCTAATTGGAGTATTTCCAGACGAGAAAGCTGCCCTATCTCTGCAGGAATGGAGGTGAGCTGGTTGTTGTTTAAGTAAAGATATTCCAGCTGAGAAAGCTTCCCTATCTCTGCAGGAAGGGCAGTGAGATGGTTGTTTTTTAAGAAAAGCTTCTGTAGCTTCGAAAGTTGTCCTATCTCTGCAGGAAGGGAAGTCAGTTGGTTGTCACTTAGGTTAAGCTCCGGCAACTGAGAAAGCTTTCCTATCTCTGCAGGAAGGGCTGTGAGATGGTTGTGGCTTAAGTCAAGATTTCGCAGCTGCGAAAGTTGTCCAATCTCTGGAGGTAAAAATGTCAAGCCGGTAGACATTAAATTTACCATTGTAATCCCTTTGCCATATCTTTCGATCCAATCTCTAAGAAGCTCTCCTTGTTTTTCTAAAGGCAAGTACTTAATGTTTTCTTGACTTAGGTATTCCTCTCCACCAGGAAGTTTTTTCCACATTAACAAGCGATTAATATTTATAAGGTAAAACGAATAATTAGCTAGCGTATAACACCTCTTTTCCTTGGTTTTCCATTTAAATTCTAACTCCATAGGAGCAAGGGTCCTAGCTAGAACAAAAGTTTGCTTAAAGATTGCCTTGGCTTTCTCTCCTTCACAAACCCCATCCTCTAGCTTATAAACCCTATCTAAAATATGAGCCTGTTCGTTAATCGTCCCTTGAGGAAAATGAATGTTGCCTATTTGCCTATAAAGAGAGGGCATAATTTTTGTAGCCAACAGATGTCGCCATCTTGTACAAACACTAAAGAGGGAGGGGCTAGCACAAGCCTTTAAGATAGGCGCTAGTATTTCATTAGGTAGGTTTTCAATGGTAATAGAAGAGCTGGGGCTCATGGTATGGCCTCTTTAAGATGTATATACATGTATTTTATCCATTCTGTAGGGGATTATCTATACATAGAAAAAGTAGAATAAGCAAGAAAATAGTAGGAATCAATTTTCAATATCTAAACGTGGAAAACAGAGAAATATAAAAAGCGTGGAGAAATTCTTTCCGAGTTTTTAGCAGAGAAACAGACCTTTAAATCCTACGCCTCTATAGTAAATCAAAAGCTCTCTCTATATATTTAAAACTTTCTAAGCTTGCTAATGTGCCCTTTAAATGTTATAGGTGAGGAAGACAGATACTTTTCAACTACAGCTCAAAACGTTGTTTTAA
The DNA window shown above is from Neochlamydia sp. AcF84 and carries:
- a CDS encoding leucine-rich repeat domain-containing protein; this translates as MSPSSSITIENLPNEILAPILKACASPSLFSVCTRWRHLLATKIMPSLYRQIGNIHFPQGTINEQAHILDRVYKLEDGVCEGEKAKAIFKQTFVLARTLAPMELEFKWKTKEKRCYTLANYSFYLININRLLMWKKLPGGEEYLSQENIKYLPLEKQGELLRDWIERYGKGITMVNLMSTGLTFLPPEIGQLSQLRNLDLSHNHLTALPAEIGKLSQLPELNLSDNQLTSLPAEIGQLSKLQKLFLKNNHLTALPAEIGKLSQLEYLYLNNNQLTSIPAEIGQLSRLEILQLEYNHLTVLPAKIGKLSQLKELDLTSNQITFLPGAIGQLSQLRNLDLRLNQLTFLPAEIGYLSQLQELKLSQNRLTSLPPKIGQLSRLRMLSLSYNQLTSLPAEIGKLSQLKELDLISNQITFLPAEIGQLSQLKVLQLEDNLLTFLPAEIGQLSWLEILQLEGNQLTSLPVKIMQLSKLQKLNLSYNRLTSLPAEIGQLSKLQELSLNDNLLASLPAEIGQLSKLQELNLTDNELIFLPAEIGQLSELQGLYLNQNKLTSLPAEIGQLSELQMLELNQNQLTSLPAEIRQLSKLQSLYLGNTQLTSLPKEIWQLSQLGNLDLSHNQLTSLPKEIWQLSQLQNLNLSRNYLAVIPKEIWQLPQLQYLILSNNQLTMIPKEICQLSQLQYLDLSHNPLTALPPEIGQLAQLRSLNLANTQLTSLPAQIWQLSVLYELNLSSNQLTTLSAQIRQLSQLGNIDLSHNPLTALPPEIGQLAQLRGLSLANTQLTFLPAEIGQLSQLQGLNLSGNQLTALSAQIGQLSQLGNLDLSHNHLTVIPKEIWQLSRLQCLVLSNNQLTSLPAEIGQLSQLADLDLSNNHLATLPSEIWQLLQLRDLNLNRNPLTALPPGIGQLWQLWELGLQDTQLTSLPAEIGQLSQLTKLDLSNNQLTTLPVQIGQLSRLQNFHLSHNQFTTLPAEIGQLPERLDLKLGGNLLEDIPEELKQRFRL